From Phenylobacterium montanum, the proteins below share one genomic window:
- a CDS encoding response regulator produces the protein MSAHRPRILVIDDEPQLHRFLGPALDAAGYEPIRAETGAEGLAAIANRPPDAVILDLGLPDMDGKQALVRARAFYEGPILILSARDMEMEKIEALDQGADDYVQKPFHVGELLARLRVAMRHKLKQAGSQPVIHAGDVEIDLVKRLVSRGGEPVRLSPREYDVLARLAEGGGKVLTHRQLLTAVWGPANVEDVQYLRVFVGHLRQKLEADPAAPKIIVTEPGVGYRFMAE, from the coding sequence ATGTCCGCCCACCGCCCCCGCATCCTGGTCATCGACGACGAGCCCCAGCTGCACCGCTTCCTGGGGCCGGCGCTGGACGCCGCCGGCTATGAGCCAATCCGGGCCGAGACCGGCGCCGAGGGGCTGGCCGCCATCGCCAACCGCCCGCCGGACGCGGTGATCCTGGACCTCGGCCTGCCGGATATGGACGGCAAGCAGGCCCTGGTGCGGGCGCGGGCCTTCTACGAGGGGCCGATCCTGATCCTGTCGGCGCGGGACATGGAGATGGAGAAGATCGAGGCCCTGGATCAGGGCGCCGACGACTATGTGCAAAAGCCCTTCCATGTGGGCGAGCTTCTGGCGCGGCTTCGGGTGGCGATGCGGCACAAGCTGAAGCAGGCGGGCTCGCAGCCGGTGATCCACGCCGGCGACGTCGAGATCGACCTGGTCAAGCGTCTGGTGAGCCGCGGCGGCGAGCCGGTGCGCCTGTCGCCGCGGGAATATGACGTCCTGGCGCGCCTCGCCGAGGGCGGCGGCAAGGTCTTGACCCACCGCCAGCTGCTGACCGCGGTCTGGGGGCCGGCCAATGTGGAGGACGTGCAGTACTTGCGCGTCTTCGTAGGCCATCTGCGCCAGAAGCTGGAGGCCGACCCCGCCGCGCCGAAGATCATCGTCACCGAGCCGGGGGTCGGCTACCGCTTCATGGCGGAGTGA
- a CDS encoding sensor histidine kinase has protein sequence MPLDEPARPDPDALLAEAKRQGRGRLKVYLGMAPGVGKTYEMLTSGKRRLAEGVDVAVGVVETHGRKDTEALTEGLEVMPRIPIEYRGRQLMEFDIDGALKRRPKLLLVDEFAHSNAPGSRHPKRWHDVEELLDAGIDVWTTLNVQHLESLVDVVWKITGVRVRETVPDSVLSAADEIEVVDLTPEELRERLKAGKVYMGETAQTAAVNFFKPENLTALREMALRRAAQTIDDQLTQAMRRGGIEGPWAAGERILVLIAGDPTASALVRAGRRLADLMQDARWTVAHVERPNRPSRDPATGRRVAEALKLAEQLGAASVVLTGDDLPETVLAYARRNNITQIVMGKSPDKLWRIVAGRSLARALLQRSGGAALHFVGGGAPDTDNRMATPPPPRFSLLRDWPGYAWGLGMVVVANGLAFFLDRYSTGADLAMIFLASILITGLVFGLRAAVAASALAILTYNFFFLEPRFSLQIGHAADVFTFAIFLAVAAVTGWLTGRVRDQARLSSQRAAAVTALLAASRRLSGANTQEDAAQVLAEQASAAAGGRTLVLLPNDEELVPAAGAPGIVTLNAGAMAAARWAWEKGEAAGAGTGTLPQVGWTFWPLVGVRGRAGVAGVEVHESRGADQERMVEAMLDQGAVAIERAELAAATVENAALRRSDKLRAALLNSISHDLRTPLATVMGSATTLIDYGKSLKPEVRADLLLSIREEAERLNRYVGDLLDMTRLEGGALKTRSELVDVREVLSAAIKRVDRRLETRKLTRDFPAALTSVECDPGLLEQAIVNILENAIAYGPDGSGIDVAAYEDRANVVIAIDDEGPGIPQAEVERIFEKFRRVEEPSDRVPRAVRSKGAGLGLSIAKGFTEAMGGRIAAVSPLAEGRGTRILISLPKSVATHRLLL, from the coding sequence ATGCCCCTGGACGAGCCTGCCCGCCCCGATCCCGACGCCCTCTTGGCCGAGGCCAAGCGGCAGGGGCGCGGCCGGCTCAAGGTCTATCTCGGCATGGCGCCCGGGGTGGGCAAGACCTATGAGATGCTCACCTCTGGTAAGCGGCGCCTGGCCGAGGGCGTCGACGTGGCCGTGGGCGTAGTCGAGACCCACGGCCGCAAAGATACCGAGGCCCTGACCGAGGGGCTGGAGGTGATGCCGCGGATCCCGATCGAATATCGCGGCCGCCAGCTGATGGAGTTCGACATCGACGGGGCGCTGAAGCGGCGCCCCAAGCTGCTCCTGGTCGACGAGTTCGCCCATTCCAACGCCCCCGGCTCGCGCCATCCCAAGCGGTGGCACGACGTGGAGGAGCTGCTGGACGCCGGCATTGACGTCTGGACCACGCTGAACGTCCAGCACCTCGAAAGCCTCGTCGACGTGGTCTGGAAGATCACCGGGGTGCGGGTCCGCGAGACGGTGCCGGATTCGGTGCTGTCGGCCGCCGACGAGATCGAGGTGGTCGACCTGACGCCTGAGGAGCTGCGTGAGCGGCTCAAGGCCGGCAAGGTCTATATGGGCGAGACGGCCCAGACCGCGGCCGTCAACTTTTTCAAGCCCGAGAACCTGACCGCCCTGCGCGAAATGGCCCTGCGGCGCGCGGCCCAGACCATAGACGACCAGCTGACCCAGGCCATGCGCCGGGGCGGCATTGAAGGCCCCTGGGCGGCGGGGGAGCGGATCCTGGTGCTGATCGCAGGCGATCCCACCGCCAGCGCGCTGGTGCGGGCCGGGCGGCGGCTGGCCGACCTGATGCAGGACGCCCGCTGGACCGTGGCCCACGTCGAGCGACCCAACCGCCCCTCGCGCGATCCGGCGACGGGTCGGCGGGTGGCCGAGGCGCTGAAGCTGGCGGAACAGCTGGGCGCCGCCAGCGTGGTGCTGACCGGCGACGACCTGCCGGAGACCGTGCTGGCCTATGCCCGGCGCAACAACATCACCCAGATCGTCATGGGCAAGTCGCCCGACAAGCTGTGGCGCATCGTGGCGGGCCGGTCCCTGGCCCGGGCGCTGCTGCAACGATCGGGCGGCGCGGCGCTGCACTTCGTCGGCGGGGGCGCTCCGGATACGGACAATCGCATGGCGACCCCGCCGCCGCCGCGCTTCAGCCTGCTGCGCGACTGGCCAGGCTACGCCTGGGGTCTGGGCATGGTGGTCGTGGCTAACGGCCTGGCCTTCTTCCTGGATCGCTATTCCACGGGCGCCGACCTGGCCATGATCTTCCTGGCCAGCATCCTGATCACCGGCCTCGTCTTCGGCCTGCGAGCGGCGGTGGCGGCCTCGGCCCTGGCCATCCTGACCTACAACTTCTTCTTCCTCGAGCCGCGTTTCTCCCTGCAGATCGGCCACGCGGCCGACGTCTTCACCTTCGCCATCTTCCTGGCGGTGGCGGCGGTGACCGGCTGGCTGACCGGCCGGGTCCGCGACCAGGCCAGGCTGTCCTCGCAGCGGGCGGCGGCGGTGACCGCGCTCCTGGCCGCGAGCCGCAGGCTCTCCGGCGCCAACACCCAGGAAGATGCCGCCCAGGTCCTGGCCGAGCAGGCCTCGGCCGCCGCCGGCGGGCGGACCCTGGTCCTCCTGCCCAACGACGAGGAGTTGGTCCCAGCCGCCGGCGCGCCGGGGATCGTCACCCTGAACGCGGGGGCCATGGCCGCCGCGCGCTGGGCCTGGGAGAAGGGCGAGGCGGCCGGCGCCGGCACTGGCACCCTGCCGCAGGTCGGCTGGACCTTCTGGCCGCTGGTGGGGGTGCGCGGCCGGGCCGGGGTGGCCGGGGTGGAGGTGCACGAAAGCCGCGGGGCCGACCAGGAACGGATGGTCGAGGCCATGCTGGACCAGGGGGCCGTGGCCATCGAGCGGGCCGAGCTGGCCGCCGCCACGGTGGAGAACGCAGCCCTGCGCCGTTCGGACAAGCTGCGCGCGGCGCTGCTGAATTCCATCAGCCACGACCTGCGCACGCCGCTGGCCACGGTGATGGGCTCGGCCACCACCCTGATCGACTACGGCAAGTCGCTGAAGCCCGAGGTGCGCGCCGACCTCTTGCTCAGCATCCGCGAGGAGGCCGAGCGGCTGAACCGCTATGTGGGCGATCTCCTGGACATGACCCGGCTGGAGGGCGGAGCGCTGAAGACTCGTTCCGAGCTGGTCGACGTGCGCGAAGTGCTGAGCGCCGCCATCAAACGCGTCGATCGACGGCTGGAGACGCGCAAGCTCACCCGCGATTTTCCCGCGGCCCTGACCTCGGTGGAATGCGATCCCGGCCTTCTGGAGCAGGCCATCGTCAATATCCTGGAGAACGCCATCGCCTATGGCCCGGACGGCTCGGGGATCGATGTCGCGGCCTATGAGGACCGGGCCAATGTGGTGATCGCCATCGATGACGAGGGCCCCGGCATCCCCCAGGCCGAGGTCGAGCGCATCTTCGAAAAGTTTCGCCGGGTGGAGGAGCCCTCCGACCGGGTCCCGCGCGCGGTGCGCTCCAAGGGCGCGGGCCTCGGCCTCTCCATCGCCAAGGGCTTCACCGAAGCCATGGGCGGCCGCATCGCCGCGGTCAGTCCGCTGGCCGAGGGGCGGGGAACGCGGATCCTGATCAGCCTGCCCAAGTCGGTGGCGACGCACAGGCTGCTCTTGTGA
- the kdpC gene encoding potassium-transporting ATPase subunit KdpC, giving the protein MLSQLRAAVMTVVLFTLVLGLAYPLAMTGIATVALPHQAGGSLVRDASGKVIGSELIAQGFAKPEYLHPRPSAAGNGYDPMNSGGTNLGPMDQKLIDRIKADTATLRKENPNMAVPIDAVTTSASGLDPDISPEYARFQVPRIAKARGASESEVQAAIVGATQQPFLGFIGQARVNVLAVNRALDAHVPVLHAKT; this is encoded by the coding sequence ATGCTTTCCCAACTCCGCGCCGCCGTGATGACGGTGGTCCTGTTCACGCTGGTTCTCGGCCTCGCCTATCCCCTGGCCATGACCGGGATCGCCACCGTCGCCTTACCGCACCAGGCCGGCGGCAGCCTGGTCAGAGACGCCAGCGGCAAGGTGATCGGCTCCGAACTGATCGCCCAGGGCTTCGCCAAGCCCGAATACCTGCACCCGCGCCCTTCGGCGGCCGGCAACGGCTACGACCCGATGAACTCGGGCGGCACCAATCTCGGCCCGATGGATCAGAAGCTGATCGACCGGATCAAGGCCGACACCGCCACCCTGCGCAAGGAAAACCCGAACATGGCGGTGCCGATCGATGCGGTGACCACCTCGGCCAGCGGTCTCGATCCGGATATCTCGCCGGAATACGCCCGCTTCCAGGTTCCGCGCATCGCCAAGGCCCGCGGCGCCAGCGAGTCGGAAGTGCAGGCCGCCATCGTCGGCGCCACGCAGCAGCCGTTCCTCGGCTTCATCGGCCAGGCGCGCGTGAATGTGCTGGCCGTCAACAGGGCTCTCGACGCCCACGTTCCGGTGCTACACGCTAAAACTTGA
- the kdpB gene encoding potassium-transporting ATPase subunit KdpB: protein MTSAIAASGSQGAILRRAALDAFVKLDPRKLTGNPVILATEVVAFLASASAVDAFVRHTSPAFALQMAIWLWATVLFANLAESVAEGRGKAAADSLRAARVTTNAKLIVDPNTGTTIPTPSHKLGVGDVVLVEAGDVIPADGEIIEGVASVNESAITGESAPVIRESGGDRSAVTGGTTVVSDWIKVRVTAGQGDSFLDRMIAMVEGANRRKTPNEIALAVLLAGLTLVFMIAVVTLLGLGKYSGVTLDPLILGALFICLIPTTIGGLLSAVGIAGMDRLLKVNVLATSGRAVEAAGDVDTLLLDKTGTITFGNRMATEVIPAPGVTPQAALTAALMASLADETPEGRSILEMAREKHNLVLDVPQGATAIAFSAQTRVSGLDTSTMSWRKGAVDAVYKLAGLERAQIPADVVAAVDRIARSGGTPLAVSENGRLMGVIHLKDVVKPGVKERFADLRRMGLRTVMITGDNPITAATIASEAGVDDFLAEATPEDKLRLIREEQAKGRLVAMCGDGSNDAPALAQADVGVAMQTGTQAAREAGNMVDLDSDPTKLIEIVEVGKQMLITRGALTTFSIANDVAKYFAIIPAMFVVALPALGVLNVMRLGNPHSAILSAVIFNALIIVMLIPLALKGVRYRAIGAAKLLTRNLMIYGVGGIVAPFVGIKVVDLIVTTLHLA, encoded by the coding sequence ATGACTTCCGCCATCGCCGCCTCGGGCTCGCAGGGCGCCATTCTCCGGCGCGCCGCACTCGACGCCTTCGTCAAACTCGACCCGCGCAAGCTGACCGGCAACCCGGTCATCCTCGCCACCGAGGTCGTGGCCTTCCTGGCCTCGGCCTCGGCGGTCGACGCCTTCGTCCGCCACACCTCGCCCGCCTTCGCTCTGCAGATGGCGATCTGGCTGTGGGCCACGGTGCTGTTCGCCAACCTCGCCGAAAGCGTCGCCGAAGGGCGCGGCAAGGCGGCGGCCGACAGCCTGCGCGCCGCCCGGGTGACCACCAACGCCAAGCTGATCGTCGACCCCAATACCGGGACCACCATCCCCACGCCCTCGCACAAGCTGGGGGTCGGCGACGTGGTGCTGGTCGAGGCCGGCGACGTGATCCCCGCCGACGGCGAGATCATCGAAGGGGTGGCCTCGGTCAACGAGTCGGCCATCACCGGGGAATCCGCGCCAGTCATCCGCGAAAGCGGCGGCGACCGCTCGGCGGTCACCGGCGGCACCACGGTGGTCTCGGACTGGATCAAGGTCCGCGTCACCGCCGGCCAGGGTGACAGCTTCCTCGACCGCATGATCGCCATGGTCGAGGGCGCCAACCGCCGCAAGACCCCGAACGAGATCGCGCTCGCCGTACTGCTGGCCGGCCTGACCCTGGTGTTCATGATCGCGGTGGTGACCCTCCTGGGCCTCGGCAAATATTCCGGCGTGACCCTGGACCCGCTGATCCTGGGCGCCCTCTTCATCTGCCTGATCCCGACCACCATCGGCGGGCTGCTTTCCGCGGTCGGCATCGCCGGCATGGACCGTCTCTTGAAGGTCAACGTGCTGGCCACCTCCGGCCGCGCGGTCGAGGCGGCGGGGGACGTCGACACCCTGCTCCTGGACAAGACCGGCACCATCACCTTCGGCAACCGCATGGCCACCGAAGTGATCCCGGCCCCCGGCGTCACGCCCCAGGCGGCCCTGACCGCGGCCCTGATGGCCTCGCTGGCCGACGAAACGCCGGAAGGCCGATCGATCCTGGAGATGGCGCGCGAGAAGCACAACCTTGTGCTGGACGTGCCTCAGGGGGCGACCGCGATCGCCTTTAGCGCCCAGACCCGCGTCTCCGGCCTCGACACTTCGACCATGAGTTGGCGCAAGGGGGCGGTGGACGCCGTCTACAAGCTTGCCGGCCTCGAACGGGCCCAGATTCCGGCCGACGTAGTCGCCGCGGTGGACCGCATCGCCCGCTCCGGCGGCACGCCGTTGGCGGTGAGCGAGAACGGCAGGCTGATGGGGGTCATCCACCTGAAGGACGTGGTCAAGCCGGGGGTCAAGGAGCGCTTCGCCGACCTGCGCCGCATGGGCCTTCGCACGGTGATGATCACCGGCGACAACCCGATCACCGCCGCCACCATCGCCTCTGAGGCCGGGGTCGACGATTTCCTGGCCGAGGCCACGCCGGAGGACAAGCTGCGGCTGATCCGCGAGGAGCAGGCCAAGGGCCGCCTGGTGGCCATGTGCGGCGACGGCTCCAACGACGCGCCCGCGCTCGCCCAGGCCGATGTCGGCGTGGCCATGCAGACCGGCACCCAGGCCGCCCGCGAGGCCGGCAACATGGTCGACCTGGACAGCGACCCCACCAAGCTGATCGAGATCGTCGAGGTGGGCAAACAGATGCTGATCACCCGCGGCGCCCTGACCACCTTCTCCATCGCCAACGACGTGGCCAAGTATTTCGCCATCATCCCGGCGATGTTCGTGGTCGCCTTGCCGGCCCTGGGCGTGCTCAACGTCATGCGCCTCGGCAATCCGCACAGCGCGATCCTGTCGGCGGTGATCTTCAACGCCCTGATCATCGTCATGCTGATCCCGCTGGCCCTGAAAGGGGTCAGGTACCGGGCGATCGGGGCCGCGAAGCTCTTGACGCGCAACCTGATGATCTACGGTGTCGGCGGCATCGTCGCGCCGTTCGTCGGCATCAAGGTCGTCGACCTGATCGTCACCACCCTGCACCTGGCCTGA
- the kdpA gene encoding potassium-transporting ATPase subunit KdpA: MNIQGWAEIVVTIGLAVGLGWPLGVYMSRVWQNQPTWLDPVLRPVEALFYGPSGVDKTKGQGWVAYTMSLLAFSAASFFALYAILRLQNILPLNPQGFAGMSPDLAFNTAISFVTNTNWQSYSGESAASNFSQMAGLAVQNFASAAAGLCVAAALARAFAANRGESVGNFWTDLVRTTLYVLLPISIVVGLVLVALGLPQNLLAHVDATTMEGAKQSIAMGPIASQEVIKQLGTNGGGFFNANAAHPFENPNPASNLILEILMNTLAFGGMVAFGRVAGVAKEARALVAVMVVMLGAAASGIYVAETQPTPAVVAAHLSGAPNMEGKELRFGEAASAVFTAMTTGASCGAINNWHESLTPLGGGIALFLIKLGEILPGGVGSGVYGIIVMAVLAVFVAGLMVGRTPEYLGKKIEAREIKLAMLAALILGISILGFAAVALVLPLAIKAMSTSGPHGLTEVLYAYASATGNNGSAFGGLGANTPYWNTTLAIAMWLGRFAFIVPVMALAGGVVSKPKLAPTAGTLPTHGPLFVGLVIGVILILGGLQYFPALALGPIVEHFQMLAVTATH, translated from the coding sequence ATGAACATTCAGGGGTGGGCCGAGATCGTCGTGACGATCGGCCTCGCCGTCGGCCTGGGTTGGCCGCTCGGCGTCTATATGTCCAGGGTCTGGCAGAACCAGCCGACCTGGCTCGATCCGGTGCTGCGCCCGGTCGAGGCGCTGTTCTATGGGCCGAGCGGGGTCGACAAGACCAAGGGCCAGGGCTGGGTGGCCTACACCATGTCGCTCCTGGCCTTCAGCGCGGCCTCGTTCTTCGCGCTCTACGCCATCCTGCGCCTGCAGAACATCCTGCCGCTGAACCCGCAGGGCTTCGCCGGCATGTCGCCGGACCTGGCCTTCAACACCGCGATCAGCTTCGTCACCAACACCAACTGGCAGTCCTATTCGGGCGAGAGCGCGGCCAGCAACTTCTCGCAGATGGCGGGCCTTGCGGTGCAGAACTTCGCCTCTGCCGCGGCGGGCCTGTGCGTCGCGGCCGCCCTGGCGCGCGCCTTCGCCGCCAACAGAGGCGAGAGCGTCGGCAACTTCTGGACCGACCTCGTGCGCACGACCCTCTATGTGCTGCTGCCGATCTCGATCGTTGTGGGCCTGGTGCTGGTCGCCCTCGGCCTTCCGCAGAACCTCCTGGCCCATGTCGACGCCACCACCATGGAAGGCGCCAAGCAGTCGATCGCCATGGGACCGATCGCCAGCCAGGAAGTGATCAAGCAGCTGGGCACCAACGGCGGCGGCTTCTTCAACGCAAACGCCGCCCATCCGTTTGAAAACCCCAACCCCGCCAGCAATCTGATCCTCGAAATCCTGATGAACACCCTGGCCTTCGGCGGCATGGTCGCGTTCGGCCGCGTGGCCGGCGTGGCCAAGGAAGCCCGCGCCCTGGTGGCGGTGATGGTGGTGATGCTGGGCGCTGCGGCCTCGGGCATCTACGTCGCCGAAACCCAGCCGACCCCGGCCGTGGTCGCCGCCCACCTGTCCGGCGCGCCGAACATGGAGGGCAAGGAATTGCGCTTCGGCGAGGCGGCCTCGGCCGTGTTCACCGCCATGACCACCGGCGCCTCCTGCGGCGCCATCAACAACTGGCATGAGAGCCTGACGCCCCTTGGCGGCGGCATCGCCCTGTTCCTGATCAAGCTCGGCGAGATCCTGCCGGGCGGCGTCGGCTCCGGCGTCTACGGGATCATCGTCATGGCCGTGCTGGCGGTGTTCGTCGCCGGGCTGATGGTGGGCAGGACGCCGGAATACCTGGGCAAGAAGATCGAGGCGCGCGAGATCAAGCTGGCCATGCTGGCGGCCCTGATCCTGGGAATATCCATCCTTGGCTTCGCCGCCGTGGCTCTGGTCCTGCCGCTCGCCATCAAGGCCATGTCCACCAGCGGCCCGCACGGCCTGACCGAGGTGCTCTACGCCTATGCCTCGGCCACCGGGAACAACGGCTCGGCTTTCGGCGGCCTCGGCGCCAACACGCCCTACTGGAACACCACCCTGGCCATCGCCATGTGGCTCGGCCGCTTCGCCTTCATCGTGCCGGTCATGGCGCTGGCGGGCGGGGTGGTGTCCAAGCCCAAGCTCGCGCCGACCGCCGGCACCCTGCCGACCCACGGCCCGCTGTTCGTCGGCCTCGTGATCGGGGTGATCCTGATCCTCGGCGGCCTGCAGTATTTCCCGGCCCTCGCCCTCGGCCCGATCGTCGAGCATTTCCAGATGCTCGCCGTCACCGCCACGCACTGA
- a CDS encoding potassium-transporting ATPase subunit F, with amino-acid sequence MVVNLIYIAAAVGVAVYMLVALLRPEKF; translated from the coding sequence ATGGTCGTGAACCTCATCTACATCGCCGCCGCCGTCGGGGTGGCCGTCTACATGCTCGTGGCGCTGCTGCGTCCCGAAAAGTTCTAG
- a CDS encoding sterol desaturase family protein, with translation MPSFYDALRSSVEQIPGVIVSLLMCAGAFLALAIAAKGMKRAFADGKAAAEETRINAILSAIDQFTVTPALTLMAAAAGLAVRRFGLQMAEPGLWSAIGPVPTALTIVFVGDFLGYWRHRAQHSPWLWPAHAIHHSDTRLTWFSLERMHPVDRAGSMVDTIILATLGFPPWALGANVAVRHYYGYFIHADVPWTLGRLGWLMNSPAMHRWHHARDIEGSGSNFATVFSVFDRLFGTYYQPGPCDRPLGVREDMGRGAIGQYLYPLRVWLRLEPAPQATPATEVQSA, from the coding sequence TTGCCCAGCTTCTACGATGCGCTGCGAAGCTCGGTGGAGCAGATCCCCGGCGTGATCGTCAGCCTTCTGATGTGCGCCGGCGCCTTCCTGGCCCTGGCGATCGCGGCGAAGGGCATGAAGCGCGCCTTCGCCGACGGCAAGGCTGCCGCCGAAGAGACCCGGATCAACGCCATCCTCTCGGCGATCGACCAGTTCACCGTCACCCCCGCCCTGACCCTGATGGCCGCCGCCGCGGGGCTGGCGGTGCGGCGCTTCGGCCTGCAGATGGCCGAGCCGGGCCTGTGGTCCGCGATCGGCCCGGTCCCGACCGCCCTCACCATCGTCTTCGTCGGCGACTTCCTGGGCTATTGGCGCCACCGCGCGCAGCACTCGCCCTGGCTGTGGCCCGCTCACGCCATCCATCACAGCGACACGCGCCTGACCTGGTTCAGCCTCGAGCGGATGCACCCGGTCGACCGGGCGGGATCGATGGTCGACACTATCATCCTGGCGACGCTCGGCTTTCCGCCATGGGCGTTGGGGGCCAATGTCGCTGTGCGCCACTACTACGGCTATTTCATCCATGCCGACGTTCCCTGGACGCTCGGCCGGCTGGGCTGGCTGATGAACAGCCCGGCCATGCACCGCTGGCACCACGCCCGCGACATCGAGGGCAGCGGCAGCAATTTCGCCACGGTGTTTTCGGTGTTCGACCGCCTGTTCGGCACTTACTACCAGCCGGGTCCGTGCGACCGGCCGCTGGGCGTGCGTGAGGATATGGGCCGCGGCGCGATCGGCCAGTATCTCTATCCGCTGAGGGTCTGGCTCAGGCTGGAGCCGGCGCCGCAAGCGACGCCGGCCACCGAAGTCCAGTCCGCTTAG
- a CDS encoding SPOR domain-containing protein, translating to MGLARLIPILAVVAAAPVASAQTATEREAAARRLHDWTGLPARSVLAVSPEMAVALIGRGAPGKAAGRLDGVELQGEVLDEAFAQARGWRSMRLKVDLACRDGGATWARRMTVYPDHGRGGAGREIAVPAGWVRPKAEAYLGQVVSALCGSAVALNEETAEPLPAPAPEPARAAERAPPVLRPAMPLPAAPSAKPPVSAPAGGVSVQIAASPVQAEANAADKGAAQRLLAADPALRFHVEPALSGGRQVYRALVSGFPDRNAAQRWCASLRAAGGACFVR from the coding sequence ATGGGCTTGGCCCGGCTGATCCCGATCCTGGCGGTGGTCGCGGCGGCGCCGGTCGCCTCCGCCCAGACCGCCACCGAACGCGAGGCGGCCGCCCGCAGGCTGCACGATTGGACCGGCCTTCCCGCGCGCTCGGTCCTTGCCGTCAGCCCGGAGATGGCGGTCGCCCTGATCGGCCGCGGCGCGCCCGGCAAGGCGGCCGGCCGGCTGGACGGGGTCGAACTGCAGGGCGAGGTGCTGGATGAAGCCTTCGCCCAGGCGCGCGGCTGGCGCTCCATGCGGCTGAAGGTGGACCTGGCCTGCCGCGACGGCGGCGCGACCTGGGCGCGCCGCATGACCGTCTATCCGGACCACGGCCGGGGCGGGGCCGGGCGCGAGATCGCTGTTCCGGCCGGCTGGGTCAGGCCCAAGGCCGAGGCCTATCTGGGCCAGGTGGTGTCGGCCCTGTGCGGCTCAGCTGTGGCCCTGAACGAAGAGACCGCGGAGCCGCTGCCAGCGCCCGCCCCCGAGCCTGCCCGGGCGGCCGAAAGGGCGCCGCCCGTGCTCCGCCCGGCCATGCCCTTGCCGGCAGCCCCGTCGGCGAAGCCACCTGTCTCGGCGCCAGCGGGCGGCGTCAGCGTGCAGATCGCCGCCTCGCCGGTCCAGGCCGAGGCCAATGCCGCCGACAAGGGCGCGGCCCAGCGCCTGCTCGCCGCCGATCCCGCCCTGCGCTTCCACGTCGAGCCGGCGCTATCCGGCGGTCGCCAAGTCTATCGCGCGCTTGTGTCGGGCTTCCCGGACCGAAACGCCGCCCAGCGCTGGTGCGCCAGCCTGCGCGCGGCAGGCGGCGCCTGCTTCGTCCGCTGA